The following are encoded in a window of Litoribrevibacter albus genomic DNA:
- a CDS encoding MFS transporter, with product MKVQTFPLIALAILALIPQGITGEIYSTGALEIAGTLGLSADEATWLKTLNMFGQLASFPLAAWLAYRIGNRNLFRLGAGIGLLSALVSSLWMNPAPQMIAWLGHGISASFLLLCAHRMVLTNLSFRTIALVEGGMLLCVVLIPLSLYPIILAQLAENNLWHWSFAVQVVPFLMMLYWGRFGRWPCPDQRQAIRFNGLQAVLLSSAICGITYLLLRGERFNWFRDPQIVFLSLLTLVLLVLAIMAIHRHWGTGEYIRCNALASPHGKVGMIDAAVAGFVIMGTTILVSVYVTQVMHYSHEQLGELEVIGFGGMLAGLMIALWVTSSPARNPESVIPLGVGIMLLACWLLTGSNAYSGAADLWTAILLKGLAVGILNITLTVHILRSFPRDQAAEGIAWFYLFRNLGSMLAITEFSRLMCIETANSVSRLAENYNVISETFSLHQERVGAMLQQSVISPSAEQAAALMGGHLQTQAMSVAGINNFQWIIFSIGILVPIMAAVMKWARSHNHHNEDQIKAIETT from the coding sequence ATGAAGGTTCAAACGTTCCCTCTTATTGCTTTAGCAATATTAGCTCTCATTCCGCAGGGAATAACTGGCGAAATCTATAGCACAGGCGCCTTGGAAATTGCTGGCACTCTTGGGTTATCCGCAGATGAAGCAACTTGGCTAAAAACGTTGAATATGTTTGGTCAATTGGCGTCTTTCCCTTTAGCTGCCTGGCTGGCTTACCGTATTGGAAATCGCAACTTGTTTCGGCTTGGTGCTGGCATTGGTTTGCTCAGTGCTTTGGTGAGTAGTCTATGGATGAATCCGGCTCCGCAAATGATTGCTTGGCTCGGTCATGGTATTTCGGCATCGTTTCTGTTGTTGTGTGCACACAGAATGGTATTAACCAACTTGAGTTTCCGTACCATCGCTCTGGTTGAAGGGGGGATGCTGCTCTGTGTGGTGTTAATTCCCTTGAGTCTGTACCCGATTATCCTTGCTCAACTGGCTGAAAATAATCTTTGGCACTGGTCTTTCGCTGTTCAGGTTGTGCCTTTTCTGATGATGTTGTATTGGGGGCGTTTTGGGCGGTGGCCCTGTCCGGATCAAAGGCAGGCGATTCGGTTTAACGGGTTGCAAGCTGTGTTGTTGAGCAGTGCAATTTGCGGCATTACTTATTTGCTGCTGCGCGGGGAACGCTTTAATTGGTTCCGAGATCCTCAAATTGTTTTTCTCTCTCTACTAACTTTAGTGCTGTTAGTGTTGGCAATCATGGCGATACACCGTCACTGGGGCACTGGGGAATATATTCGTTGTAACGCGCTAGCAAGCCCTCACGGTAAGGTTGGTATGATCGATGCCGCTGTTGCTGGATTTGTAATTATGGGGACGACTATTTTGGTCTCAGTCTACGTAACACAGGTGATGCATTATAGTCATGAACAACTGGGCGAGTTGGAAGTAATCGGATTTGGCGGCATGCTTGCTGGTCTGATGATTGCGCTGTGGGTAACCAGCAGTCCGGCTCGGAATCCAGAAAGTGTAATTCCTCTGGGTGTGGGGATTATGTTGTTGGCATGTTGGTTGTTGACTGGCAGCAACGCCTATAGTGGTGCTGCAGATCTCTGGACTGCGATATTGTTAAAGGGATTGGCTGTGGGAATTCTGAACATTACCCTGACTGTTCATATCCTGCGAAGCTTCCCTAGAGATCAAGCTGCTGAGGGAATAGCCTGGTTCTATCTGTTTCGAAACCTCGGTTCCATGCTGGCAATTACCGAATTTTCACGGTTGATGTGCATTGAAACGGCAAACTCCGTCAGTCGGCTGGCTGAGAATTACAATGTCATTAGTGAAACCTTTTCTCTTCATCAGGAAAGGGTCGGCGCAATGTTACAGCAGAGTGTCATTTCACCGAGTGCTGAGCAAGCTGCGGCTCTCATGGGAGGGCATCTCCAAACCCAGGCTATGTCGGTAGCCGGCATTAATAATTTCCAGTGGATTATTTTCTCTATCGGTATTTTGGTGCCTATTATGGCCGCTGTTATGAAATGGGCCCGTAGTCATAATCATCATAATGAAGATCAAATAAAGGCCATCGAAACGACTTAA